Proteins encoded in a region of the Flavobacterium sp. MDT1-60 genome:
- a CDS encoding inositol oxygenase family protein: MKKPIDTDNPLNNLDEWEDDLLIRYPDPSEPVKEKEEFRNYVDSERVETVKEFYRINHTYQTYDFVCSKEDEFLQFNKKEMSIWEAVDFLNTLVDDSDPDIDLDQTQHLLQTSEAIRADGHPDWFVLTGFIHDLGKILCLFGEPQWAVVGDTFPVGCSYSDKIVYPEFFKENPDYTDERFNTKLGVYTQNCGLDKVKMSWGHDEYLYQIMKDYLPDPALYMIRYHSFYSQHKENAYAHLMNEKDIEMFDWVRKFNPYDLYTKAPVKPDVKALLPYYKELVAKYLPEKMKF, from the coding sequence ATGAAAAAACCAATTGACACTGACAATCCGCTGAACAATCTGGATGAATGGGAAGACGATTTGTTAATACGATATCCAGACCCATCTGAACCTGTAAAAGAAAAAGAAGAGTTTAGAAATTATGTCGATTCAGAAAGAGTGGAAACCGTTAAGGAGTTTTATAGAATAAATCATACCTATCAAACTTATGACTTTGTTTGCAGTAAAGAAGATGAATTTTTACAGTTCAATAAAAAAGAAATGTCAATTTGGGAAGCTGTTGATTTCTTAAATACCCTTGTAGACGATAGTGATCCGGATATTGATTTGGACCAGACACAGCATCTTTTGCAAACTTCAGAAGCCATTAGGGCAGACGGTCACCCGGACTGGTTTGTACTAACAGGTTTTATACATGATCTTGGTAAAATTTTATGCTTGTTTGGCGAACCGCAATGGGCCGTTGTTGGAGATACTTTTCCGGTAGGATGTTCCTATTCTGATAAAATTGTATATCCTGAATTTTTCAAAGAAAATCCGGATTATACAGATGAAAGATTCAATACGAAATTAGGCGTTTATACTCAAAATTGCGGACTGGATAAAGTAAAAATGAGTTGGGGACATGATGAATATTTATATCAGATCATGAAAGATTATCTTCCGGATCCGGCCTTATATATGATTCGATACCATTCTTTCTATTCACAGCACAAAGAAAATGCCTATGCACATTTAATGAATGAAAAAGATATAGAAATGTTTGACTGGGTTCGAAAATTTAACCCATATGACTTATATACAAAGGCACCGGTTAAACCAGATGTTAAAGCATTGTTGCCTTATTATAAAGAATTAGTTGCTAAATATTTACCGGAGAAAATGAAGTTTTAA